The following are encoded together in the Glycine soja cultivar W05 chromosome 5, ASM419377v2, whole genome shotgun sequence genome:
- the LOC114411890 gene encoding protein NRT1/ PTR FAMILY 2.9-like — translation MNTIGERMTKRETSENDEEESLLKNENSGTDDDSKINYRGWKVMPFIIGNEIFEKLGAIGTLSNLLVYLTTVFNLENIMATNIINIFNGSTNFATLLGAFLSDAFFGRYKILAFCTMASFVGLFAIQLTAAVEKLHPPHCEESTICQGPTEGQMTFLKTGLGLLMVGAAGIRPCNLAFGADQFNPNTDSGKKGIASFFNWYFFTFTVAQMISLTIIVYIQSNVSWAVGLGIPSALMFVSSIIFFMGSKLYVKVKPSGSPITSIVQVIVVATKKRRLKLPEYQYPSLFNYVAPKSVNSKLPYTYQFRFLDKAAIMTPQDQINPNGSATDPWNLCSMQQVEEVKCLLRVLPIWVSGILYFVVIVQQHTILVFQALLSDRRIGQSGFLIPGASYYVFLMISVAIWLPVYDRKVVPLLQKLTRKEGGITLLQRMGIGIFFSILSMLVSARVEQHRRTLALINPLGVETRKGAISSMSGLWLIPQLSLAGLAEAFMSVAQVEFYYKQFPENMRSIAGSLYYCGHAGSSYLSSVLIAVIHQITAKSETGNWLPEDLNKGRLDNFYSLIAALEIINLGYFVLCARWFRYKGTGSSSIELEKATKQSERSANGVNDSNL, via the exons ATGAACACAATTGGAGAAAGAATGACAAAGAGAGAGACATCGGAGAATGATGAGGAGGAAAGTTTATTGAAGAATGAGAATAGCGGAACAGATGATGACTCTAAGATTAACTACAGAGGGTGGAAGGTCATGCCCTTCATTATAG GAAATGAGATTTTTGAGAAGCTAGGAGCCATTGGCACTTTATCCAATCTCTTGGTCTATCTCACTACGGTATTCAACTTGGAAAACATCATGGCTACAAATATTATCAACATCTTTAATGGCAGCACCAACTTTGCTACATTGCTAGGAGCTTTTCTCTCTGATGCCTTTTTTGGTCGCTACAAGATACTGGCATTCTGCACAATGGCTTCCTTTGTG GGTTTGTTTGCAATACAACTGACAGCAGCAGTTGAGAAGCTGCATCCACCTCACTGTGAAGAGTCCACCATATGCCAGGGGCCAACAGAGGGGCAGATGACATTTCTAAAGACAGGTTTAGGTTTATTGATGGTAGGAGCTGCAGGGATCCGACCATGTAACTTAGCATTTGGTGCTGATCAATTTAATCCTAACACAGATTCTGGAAAAAAGGGGATCGCTAGCTTCTTTAATTGgtactttttcactttcactgtTGCTCAGATGATATCCTTAACAATTATTGTCTATATACAGTCAAATGTAAGTTGGGCAGTGGGTCTGGGAATTCCTTCTGCTTTGATGTTTGTATCTTCTATAATCTTCTTCATGGGGTCCAAACTGTATGTGAAAGTTAAACCAAGTGGTAGCCCTATAACTAGTATAGTACAAGTTATAGTGGTTGCAACAAAGAAAAGGAGGCTGAAGCTTCCTGAATATCAATATCCTTCCCTCTTCAACTATGTGGCTCCCAAGTCAGTGAATTCTAAACTTCCCTATACATATCAATTCAG GTTCCTTGACAAAGCAGCAATCATGACTCCCCAAGATCAAATAAATCCCAATGGATCTGCTACTGATCCCTGGAATCTTTGCAGTATGCAGCAAGTGGAAGAGGTTAAATGCTTGTTGAGAGTGTTACCCATATGGGTTTCAGGCATTTTGTACTTTGTTGTTATAGTCCAACAGCACACTATTTTAGTGTTCCAAGCCCTTCTATCTGACAGGCGTATTGGGCAAAGCGGGTTCTTGATCCCAGGAGCATCATACTACGTCTTTCTGATGATTAGTGTGGCAATTTGGTTACCCGTCTACGACCGAAAAGTCGTGCCTTTACTCCAAAAGCTCACCAGAAAAGAGGGTGGCATCACACTCCTTCAGAGGATGGGCATTGGCATATTTTTCTCTATACTCAGCATGCTAGTGTCTGCTAGGGTTGAACAGCACCGTAGAACTCTGGCTCTGATTAATCCTCTAGGAGTGGAAACAAGAAAAGGTGCAATCTCATCAATGTCAGGTCTGTGGCTGATTCCTCAGCTGTCATTAGCTGGACTTGCTGAAGCATTCATGTCTGTTGCCCAAGTTGAGTTTTACTACAAACAATTTCCTGAGAACATGAGAAGCATTGCAGGTTCTCTTTACTACTGTGGCCATGCAGGGTCAAGTTATTTGAGTAGTGTGCTTATTGCAGTTATCCACCAAATCACTGCCAAATCTGAAACTGGGAATTGGTTACCGGAGGATCTGAACAAGGGGAGATTGGATAACTTCTATTCGCTCATTGCTGCTctagaaattattaatttaggcTACTTTGTGTTATGTGCAAGGTGGTTTAGGTACAAAGGCACAGGCAGCAGTTCCATTGAACTCGAAAAAGCTACAAAACAATCGGAAAGAAGTGCTAATGGTGTTAATGATTCGAATCTATAG
- the LOC114411889 gene encoding protein NRT1/ PTR FAMILY 2.10-like — protein MTGVEAMEKNEKSVTDEEPKINYRGWKVMPFIIGNETFEKLGTIGTLANLLVYLTTVFNLSSLAATNIVNIFNGSASLSTLLGAFLCDTYFGRYKTLGFSTMASFLGLLVIQLTAWIKKMHPPHCGRDSITCIGPTTGQMGFLLAGFGLLIVGAAGIRPCNLAFGVDQFNPNTESGKKGINSFFNWYFFTFTFAQMVSLSLIVYIQSNVSWAIGLGIPAALMLVSCTLYYMGSNYYVKVKATGPAPLTSIAQAIVVAVKKRRLNLSEYPLDSLFTYISPQSINSKLPHTSQFRLLDKAAIITPQDGINPDGSASDPWSLCSMQQVEELKCLLRVIPIWVAGIIFYVAIVQQNTMLVFQALQSDRRVLNTNFKIPAASYTIFQMLSLTIWLPIYDRILVPSLQRVTKKEGGITVLQRMGFGMFLSILCTMVSGVVEERRRTLALTNPIGVEPRKGAISSMSGLWLVPQLTLAGLSDAFTIVGQVEFFYKQFPENMKSLAGSLFFCGLAGSSYLSSLLISIINRVTAKSLTGNWLPQDLNQGRLDYFYYMITAIEVVNFGYFILCAKWYRYKGTGPSRSGDLELDQVSKPYERTVNSV, from the exons ATGACAGGAGTAGAGGCTatggaaaaaaatgagaaaagtgTGACAGATGAGGAGCCAAAGATTAACTACAGAGGATGGAAAGTCATGCCCTTTATCATTG GGAATGAAACTTTTGAGAAGCTAGGAACCATTGGAACCTTGGCCAACCTCTTAGTCTATCTTACAACCGTCTTCAACTTGAGCAGTCTTGCAGCTACAAATATTGTCAACATCTTTAATGGCAGCGCCAGTTTATCTACCTTGCTCGGGGCTTTTCTTTGTGACACTTATTTTGGCCGCTACAAGACACTGGGATTCTCCACAATGGCTTCTTTTCTG GGGTTGCTTGTTATACAACTAACAGCATGGATTAAGAAAATGCATCCACCTCACTGTGGAAGAGATAGCATCACATGCATAGGCCCAACCACAGGGCAAATGGGATTTCTACTTGCTGGATTTGGACTTCTAATTGTGGGAGCTGCAGGGATTAGACCTTGTAACTTAGCATTTGGAGTTGATCAGTTCAACCCCAACACTGAGTCTGGAAAGAAGGGAATCAATAGCTTCTTCAATTGGTACTTCTTTACCTTCACATTTGCTCAGATGGTGTCTTTGTCACTAATTGTCTACATACAGTCAAACGTGAGCTGGGCAATAGGGTTGGGAATTCCTGCGGCTTTGATGTTAGTCTCTTGCACACTCTACTACATGGGAAGCAATTATTACGTAAAAGTTAAAGCAACTGGTCCAGCTCCACTAACAAGTATAGCTCAAGCTATAGTTGTGGCTGTAAAGAAAAGAAGACTGAATCTATCAGAATATCCATTGGATTCGCTCTTTACCTATATTTCTCCCCAGTCTATTAACTCCAAGCTTCCTCATACGTCTCAGTTCAG GTTACTGGACAAAGCTGCAATTATAACCCCACAAGATGGCATAAACCCAGACGGGTCTGCATCAGATCCTTGGAGTCTTTGCAGCATGCAGCAAGTGGAAGAGCTGAAATGCTTGCTGAGAGTGATCCCCATTTGGGTTGCAGGCATTATCTTCTACGTTGCAATTGTCCAACAGAACACAATGTTGGTCTTCCAAGCCCTTCAATCTGATAGACGCGTTCTCAACACCAACTTCAAGATCCCTGCAGCCTCCTACACCATCTTCCAGATGCTAAGCCTAACCATATGGTTACCAATCTACGACCGAATCCTCGTGCCTTCGCTCCAAAGGGTCACCAAAAAAGAGGGTGGCATCACAGTTCTTCAAAGGATGGGCTTTGGCATGTTCCTCTCTATACTATGCACAATGGTGTCTGGTGTGGTAGAAGAACGGAGAAGAACACTAGCTTTAACTAATCCTATAGGAGTAGAGCCAAGAAAAGGTGCTATTTCTTCAATGTCAGGTCTATGGTTGGTTCCTCAGTTAACACTGGCAGGGCTATCTGATGCATTCACGATTGTGGGACAAGTTGAATTTTTCTACAAACAGTTCCCTGAGAACATGAAAAGCCTTGCAGGGTCTCTATTTTTCTGTGGTCTTGCGGGATCAAGTTATTTGAGTAGTTTGCTGATTTCTATTATCAATAGGGTGACGGCTAAATCCTTAACTGGGAATTGGTTGCCTCAGGATCTCAACCAGGGGAGGTtggattatttttattacatgatAACTGCTATAGAAGTCGTTAATTTCGGTTACTTTATATTGTGTGCCAAGTGGTATAGATACAAAGGGACTGGTCCTAGCAGAAGTGGTGACCTTGAACTCGATCAAGTATCCAAACCATATGAAAGAACTGTTAACAGTGTCTAA